The following is a genomic window from Malus sylvestris chromosome 12, drMalSylv7.2, whole genome shotgun sequence.
TCAGATCAGTTACTAGCCTCACTGGAACTTTGGTGTCGGATTTGTTCTCCAGTTGACATGTTCTTAAGAGCTTGAAGCTTGAGAAGTGCATGGGATTGCACAACCTTGATGTAGAAACAAATAGCCTCAAGAACTTGGTGGTGGAAGATTGTTCAGACATGGTTTATATTACAATTTCTGCAAACAATCTCAAGTCCTTTTGGTACGATGGTGTTCTTCCTCGGATTGTTAGGTTAAGGGATGTAATGAGCTTGGTTCATGTGGTGCTTGATTTGAAACATGGACCAGGCAGCGATCAGTTTAAATTTGATGAATTTCTGTCCAATATCTTAATTTTTGTCAAGGATGTTGAGGTTCTCACTACAAGTGGCTGGATTCTTGAGGTATGCTTATAATGTACTTTGGATTGAACATTGTTTGGCTTCTTACACATAAAAAGTCATTGTCCTTGTACATAAATCACAGTCTGACACGTatacaaaaacaactcattATTAAAATCTCAATAGGAAAtttttttgcatacatatcaaaTTGTAATTTGTCTAGTACACGTAAAAAGTCATCGTCCTTGTGCTATATTTTGTTTAAGTGGTTGTGTTCAGGTGGAGTGATTTTTGGATATCTTGAGTTCCAATTCAACAAGCTAAAGTCATTAACTTGGGTAGACTCTTTGATCAACAAGAACAAAAGAGACTCCATTGCTTGCTTCCTAAATGCATGTCCTTTGTTGGAGAAGTTGTTAGTTGAGGCAAGTGTTCTAGTTTTTAACAGATAAACGATTTTTGGTACCCAATACTTATATTTATTCAATCTAATGCCTAGAAATAAACATATGTGTGTAAAGAGAGAAACATGATGTGCGGAAATCACTTCGTTTTTCAATATTCGTTTGTGAATATATATGCTTTTACAGTTTTACTGACTCTTCCTCTCATTGTGACGAGTAAGCGGATTGACAGCAACCTCAACAGCATCCCCCGCCCATATTTCCACCATTGCTGTCATGACTTTCATCTCTGGATGGACTTCTCTTCTGTCAGGTTCAGCACCTCACAGCTCAGATACCTCAAGAGCGTTGACTTTCTGGGATTCAGTGCCAAAGAAGATGAACTACTACTGATGGATCTTGTACTTGAGAAGGCGATTAAGCTCAATTCATTCACTTTTAACACTcacagaaaattgaaaattgatcaaccCAAATTGTAACGATCTCACATCAGAAGTCTATAGTCACTTTTCCGTGTTACATAACCTCAATCCCACATCGGATATGCTGGTAGtcaacttttttaattttagtcgaGAAAATTGTTGGCAAATGTGTACTAGATACACTAGAACAAAGTAAAATTTTcaatgaaattatattttaatgaaattgttgGAACAATGTGTGTAGGATACACTGGAAGATAGTAGTATATTCTCGATAAAATAGATGGACTTGTAAACTGGAATGCAAGAGAAGgatttaaccttttttttttaattcttgtgTTTTAACTTGTTAGAGAGGTGAAACCAGTTCCAAATTTGAGGAGAACGAATTATAATAATCTTTGGTTTTATCTCATAGAT
Proteins encoded in this region:
- the LOC126592228 gene encoding F-box protein At2g39490-like, with the translated sequence MGLHNLDVETNSLKNLVVEDCSDMVYITISANNLKSFWYDGVLPRIVRLRDVMSLVHVVLDLKHGPGSDQFKFDEFLSNILIFVKDVEVLTTSGWILEWLCSGGVIFGYLEFQFNKLKSLTWVDSLINKNKRDSIACFLNAFLLTLPLIVTSKRIDSNLNSIPRPYFHHCCHDFHLWMDFSSVRFSTSQLRYLKSVDFLGFSAKEDELLLMDLVLEKAIKLNSFTFNTHRKLKIDQPKL